Proteins from one Mercurialis annua linkage group LG7, ddMerAnnu1.2, whole genome shotgun sequence genomic window:
- the LOC126656217 gene encoding pentatricopeptide repeat-containing protein At5g48910: MNSTIHNHSITTTPSTHPSSLFPQISSCKSIKHLKQIHAHFIKTALISDPLAAAEFLKSLSLSNHRDLSYARKFFNQVHQPNCFSWNTIIRAFAESDDSNEHPLESLLLFSRMCSDGNVEPNRFTFPSVLKACARTARLREGRQVHGFVVKLGFDSDEFVASNLVRLYVMCGVMDDASVLFRKHVVQYDDCGKLVRNTRMRDGIVVLWNVMIDGCVRIKDLIASRNLFDEMPHRSVVSWNVMISGYAQNGYFKEAVEMFRDMQMGDISPNYVTLVSVLPAISRLGALELGKWVHLYAEKNEIEINDVLGSALIDMYSKCGSIEKAIQVFESVRNKNNVIVWSAIIGGLALHGRAKCALAYYRMMQEAGLAPSDVVYIGLLNACSHAGLVEEGRLLFNHMINVDGLEPRIEHYGCMVDLLGRAGLLEEAEQVIRKMPIKPDDVIWKALLSACKMHGNIEMGERIARILMELFPEDSGSYVALSNMFACRGNWDGVSEVRLKMKELEIRKDPGCSWIELNGEIHEFLVEDGSNPRAQEIRSMLEEISSRLRSIGYQPDTTQVTVNIDEEDKENALNYHSEKIAIAFGLISSSPQSPLKIVKNLRICEDCHSSIKLISKIYKRKIIVRDRKRFHHFENGSCSCMDYW; this comes from the coding sequence ATGAACTCGACAATACATAACCATTCCATCACCACAACTCCATCAACTCACCCATCTTCACTCTTCCCTCAAATCTCGAGCTGCAAATCTATCAAACACCTCAAACAAATTCATGCACACTTCATCAAAACCGCCCTTATCAGTGACCCTCTTGCAGCTGCAGAATTTCTTAAGTCCCTCTCCCTCTCGAACCACCGCGACCTGAGCTATGCCCGTAAGTTTTTCAACCAAGTACATCAACCAAATTGCTTTTCTTGGAACACAATTATCCGAGCTTTCGCCGAATCTGATGATAGTAATGAGCACCCATTAGAAAGCTTGTTGCTTTTTAGTAGAATGTGTAGTGATGGTAATGTTGAGCCTAATAGATTTACTTTCCCTTCTGTATTAAAAGCTTGTGCTAGAACAGCAAGGTTACGAGAAGGGAGACAAGTTCATGGATTTGTTGTTAAGTTAGGGTTTGATAGTGATGAATTTGTTGCTAGTAATCTTGTTAGATTGTATGTTATGTGTGGTGTTATGGATGATGCTTCTGTTTTGTTTAGGAAGCATGTTGTTCAGTATGATGATTGTGGTAAATTAGTGAGGAATACGCGGATGAGAGACGGTATTGTGGTTCTGTGGAATGTGATGATTGATGGGTGTGTAAGAATTAAGGATCTTATAGCTTCGAGGAATCTGTTCGATGAAATGCCTCATAGAAGTGTTGTTTCGTGGAATGTGATGATATCGGGGTATGCGCAAAACGGGTATTTTAAGGAGGCGGTAGAAATGTTTCGTGATATGCAAATGGGTGATATATCTCCGAATTATGTGACTTTGGTTAGTGTTCTTCCTGCAATTTCAAGATTAGGTGCACTTGAATTGGGAAAATGGGTTCATTTGTACGCAGAGAAGAATGAAATTGAGATCAATGATGTGCTTGGTTCTGCTCTGATTGATATGTATTCGAAGTGTGGAAGCATTGAGAAGGCAATTCAAGTATTTGAGAGCGTACGCAACAAGAATAATGTCATTGTTTGGAGCGCTATAATTGGCGGGCTAGCTTTGCACGGGCGAGCAAAGTGTGCTCTTGCTTATTATAGGATGATGCAGGAAGCTGGTCTGGCACCGAGTGATGTTGTGTATATCGGCCTACTGAATGCTTGTAGCCATGCTGGTTTAGTCGAAGAGGGTCGTTTGTTATTCAATCATATGATCAATGTCGACGGTCTAGAACCTAGGATCGAACACTATGGATGTATGGTTGATCTTTTAGGCCGTGCCGGGCTTTTAGAAGAGGCTGAACAAGTTATAAGAAAAATGCCTATCAAACCAGATGATGTGATATGGAAAGCCTTACTTAGTGCTTGTAAAATGCACGGAAACATCGAGATGGGGGAGCGAATCGCACGTATTTTGATGGAATTGTTTCCAGAAGACAGCGGCTCGTACGTAGCTTTATCCAATATGTTTGCCTGTAGAGGAAACTGGGATGGAGTGTCAGAAGTGAGGCTGAAAATGAAGGAACTAGAAATAAGGAAAGACCCTGGATGTAGCTGGATTGAACTTAACGGGGAGATTCACGAATTCCTTGTAGAAGACGGTTCAAATCCTCGAGCTCAAGAAATCCGTTCGATGTTGGAGGAGATTTCTAGTCGACTGAGATCAATAGGGTACCAACCCGACACAACACAAGTGACGGTCAACATTGATGAagaagataaagaaaatgcatTGAACTATCATAGTGAGAAGATTGCTATTGCCTTCGGATTAATTAGTAGTAGCCCTCAAAGTCCACTTAAGATTGTTAAGAATTTAAGAATTTGTGAAGATTGTCACTCTTCTATTAAGCTAATTTCAAAGATTTATAAACGTAAGATCATCGTAAGGGATCGAAAACGTTTCCACCATTTTGAGAATGGATCATGTTCTTGTATGGATTATTGGTAG
- the LOC126656218 gene encoding uncharacterized protein LOC126656218 — MASLAIVDSLNSISPLLSCSPKTLNSQFVHSNSFLKLKNPTFLPKLKPISRNSRVFAVQSNNFVKVAQTAWKVGKDGIDAGMNLVPNSVPRPIARLAVTVVALSVSLFVLKSVLSTAFFALATMGFVYFVFIALNKDQGPRGGGGGGGGSTNSSEDPLEEARRIMEKYK, encoded by the exons atgGCTTCCTTAGCCATTGTTGATAGCTTAAATTCAATTTCACCATTATTAAGCTGCTCCCCAAAAACCCTTAACTCTCAGTTTGTCCATTCCAATTCCTTTCTAAAGCTGAAGAACCCAACTTTTCTACCTAAATTGAAACCCATTTCCCGCAATTCTCGGGTCTTCGCCGTGCAGTCTAATAATTTCGTCAAAG TTGCGCAAACGGCATGGAAGGTTGGGAAGGATGGTATTGATGCAGGAATGAACTTGGTGCCT aATTCTGTACCAAGACCAATTGCTAGGCTTGCAGTAACAGTTGTTGCACTATCCGTTTCGCTCTTTGTACTGAAGTCAGTTCTATCTACAGCTTTCTTTGCTCTG GCCACAATGGGATTTGTATATTTCGTTTTTATTGCCTTGAACAAAGATCAAGGGCCAAGGGGCGGCGGCGGGGGTGGTGGAGGAAGCACAAATTCTTCGGAAGATCCTTTAGAAGAAGCAAGAAGAATAATGGAGAAGTACAAGTAA
- the LOC126654877 gene encoding LRR receptor-like serine/threonine-protein kinase RGI2 codes for MHNQNNFPMPMSRQVFTTPHNHHHHHHHRHYYLHHHHLILLLLTFLFSFSATAQNTEVDILLTWLHSSSSSSSGFLNWNHLDSTPCNWSYITCSSDNFVSEINIQSVDIAPLSFPANLSSLFHLEKLILSGVNLTGSISPDIGDCGKLTVLDVSSNALVGTIPSSIGKLANLRDLVLNSNQITGEIPVEIGNCTNLKNLIVFDNFLSGNLPVELGRLSDLEVIRAGGNKNIEGKIPDELGDCKNLQILGLADTKLSGSIPASLGKLQNLQTISVYTTMLSGVIPPELGNCSKLVNLFLYENDLSGSIPPQLGKLQNLEKMLLWQNNFDGTISEEIGNCKNLKIIDLSLNLFSGGIPQSFGNLSNLEELMLSNNNISGSIPSVLSNARNLLQLQLDTNQITGSIPGELGKLTELTVFFAWQNNLEGSIPAELGDCRSLEALDLSHNSLTGSLPPGLFQLQNLTKLLLISNGISGSIPSEIGNCSSLIRFRLVDNRISGNIPKEIGFLKSLSFLDLSDNHIGGVVPAEIGNCNELQMLSLSNNTLQGNLPHSLSSLTKLEVLDVSVNQFEGEIPLDFGNLISLNRLILSKNSFSGAIPSSLGHCSSLQLLDLSSNELSGIIPVELFDIEGLDIALNLSWNELSGIIPPQISALSKLSVLDLSHNKLGGSLVALADLENLVSLNISFNNFTGYLPDSKLFRQLSARELAGNQELCSKGHDSCFISNATLTSMSNNGHFKRTTKFKVAITLLVTLTIAMSILGVIAVLRARKLIKDDCESEMGGDSWPWKFTPFQKLNFSVEQVLKCLVEANVIGKGCSGIVYRAELGNGEVIAVKKLWPATIAARNDRENDRIGIGGVRDSFSAEVKTLGSIRHKNIVRFLGCCWNRNTRLLMYDYMPNGSLGSLIHERSGGCLEWEVRYKIVLEAAQGLAYLHHDCVPPIVHRDIKANNILIGPEFEPYIADFGLAKLVDDADFARSSATVAGSYGYIAPEYGYMMKITEKSDVYSYGVVVLEVLTGKQPIDPTIPEGLHIVDWVRQKKGKTEVVDPSLRARPESEIDEILQTIGVALLCVNPSPEERPTMKDVSAMLKEIRQDREDQCLKVEMLMNGSATNNRTVVVQHSSYPQSSNSSFSESSMAKKPFK; via the exons ATGCACAACCAAAACAATTTCCCAATGCCCATGTCGAGGCAAGTTTTCACCACCCCCcacaaccaccaccaccaccaccaccaccgccactATTATCTCCACCACCACCATCTCATTCTTCTCCTCCTAACATTTCTATTTTCTTTCTCTGCAACTGCTCAAAATACTGAAGTTGATATTCTTCTTACATGGCTTCACAGTTCTTCTTCTAGTTCATCAGGTTTCTTGAACTGGAACCATTTGGATTCAACTCCTTGTAATTGGTCTTACATTACTTGTTCTTCTGACAACTTTGTGTCTGAAATAAATATTCAATCTGTTGATATTGCTCCTCTGTCTTTTCCTGCCAATCTTTCGTCTTTGTTCCATCTTGAAAAGTTGATTCTGTCTGGTGTTAATCTCACAGGATCAATCTCACCTGACATTGGAGACTGTGGTAAACTAACTGTTCTTGATGTTAGCTCTAATGCTCTTGTGGGTACTATTCCTTCGAGTATTGGAAAGCTTGCGAATCTTCGAGATTTGGTTTTGAACTCCAATCAGATTACTGGGGAAATCCCAGTTGAGATTGGAAATTGTACTAATTTGAAGAATCTTATCGTTTTCGATAACTTTTTGAGTGGGAACCTTCCTGTTGAGCTTGGCAGGTTATCGGATTTGGAAGTTATACGAGCAGGAGGGAACAAGAACATTGAAGGAAAGATTCCTGATGAGCTTGGAGATTGTAAGAATTTGCAGATTCTAGGGTTAGCTGATACTAAACTTTCGGGTTCAATCCCTGCTTCTCTTGGAAAACTGCAAAATCTTCAGACTATATCAGTTTACACTACAATGCTGTCAGGTGTAATTCCACCAGAGTTGGGCAACTGCTCCAAGCTTGTCAACTTGTTCCTTTATGAGAATGATCTTTCAGGTTCGATTCCGCCGCAGTTGGGTAAGCTTCAGAATCTGGAAAAAATGTTGCTTTGGCAGAATAATTTTGATGGGACTATTTCTGAAGAAATTGGCAACTGTAAGAACCTGAAAATTATTGATCTCTCTTTAAATCTTTTTTCTGGTGGTATACCGCAGTCTTTTGGGAATCTATCAAATCTTGAAGAGCTTATGCTAAGTAACAATAACATCTCTGGTTCGATTCCCTCTGTTCTTTCAAATGCAAGAAACCTGTTGCAGTTGCAGCTCGATACTAATCAGATAACAGGTTCAATTCCGGGGGAGCTCGGGAAGTTGACTGAACTAACTGTCTTTTTTGCCTGGCAGAATAATCTCGAGGGAAGTATTCCTGCAGAATTAGGTGATTGCAGGAGCCTTGAAGCTTTAGACTTGTCACATAATTCGCTTACTGGTAGCTTGCCTCCTGGATTATTTCAGCTTCAGAATCTAACCAAGCTTCTCTTAATTTCTAACGGCATTTCTGGTTCGATTCCTTCTGAGATTGGTAACTGCAGCTCTCTTATTCGGTTTAGGCTTGTAGATAACAGAATCAGTGGAAATATTCCTAAAGAAATTGGTTTCCTGAAAAGCCTCAGTTTCCTGGACTTGTCTGATAACCATATTGGCGGCGTGGTACCAGCAGAAATCGGCAATTGTAATGAGCTGCAGATGCTGAGTTTAAGCAACAATACTCTTCAAGGTAATTTGCCTCACTCTTTATCTTCTCTGACAAAGCTTGAGGTATTGGATGTTTCTGTAAATCAATTTGAAGGTGAAATTCCATTGGATTTCGGCAATCTTATCTCACTCAATAGACTTATTCTAAGTAAAAACTCGTTTTCTGGAGCGATTCCTTCGTCTCTTGGCCATTGTTCAAGTCTCCAGTTGCTTGATCTTAGCAGTAATGAGCTTTCAGGCATTATTCCAGTAGAATTATTCGACATTGAAGGTCTCGATATTGCTTTGAACTTGAGTTGGAATGAACTATCCGGGATAATTCCGCCGCAGATTTCTGCTCTGAGTAAGTTGTCCGTACTTGATCTTTCACATAACAAGCTTGGGGGAAGCTTAGTTGCACTTGCTGACCTTGAAAATCTTGTTTCGTTAAACATCTCCTTCAATAATTTCACCGGCTATCTTCCTGACAGCAAATTATTTCGACAATTATCAGCAAGAGAATTGGCAGGTAATCAGGAGTTATGTTCTAAGGGCCATGACTCATGTTTCATAAGCAACGCCACATTGACAAGCATGTCAAATAATGGTCATTTCAAGCGAACAACAAAGTTTAAAGTGGCCATTACATTGCTGGTCACCTTGACTATAGCCATGTCAATTTTAGGAGTCATTGCAGTTCTTCGAGCTCGAAAGCTAATAAAAGACGACTGTGAATCAGAAATGGGAGGAGATTCATGGCCATGGAAGTTCACTCCGTTTCAGAAACTAAACTTTTCAGTAGAACAAGTTCTGAAATGTTTAGTAGAAGCTAACGTAATCGGAAAGGGATGTTCAGGAATCGTGTATCGTGCAGAACTAGGAAACGGAGAAGTAATTGCAGTGAAAAAGCTCTGGCCAGCAACAATAGCTGCACGAAATGATCGCGAAAATGACAGAATAGGAATTGGAGGAGTTCGCGATTCCTTTTCAGCTGAGGTAAAAACTCTCGGCTCTATCCGTCACAAGAACATTGTTAGATTCTTAGGCTGCTGTTGGAATCGAAACACGAGATTGCTTATGTATGACTACATGCCGAATGGAAGTTTAGGCAGTCTTATTCATGAAAGAAGTGGCGGCTGCTTGGAATGGGAAGTTAGGTATAAAATAGTTCTGGAAGCAGCACAAGGTCTTGCTTATTTACACCATGATTGTGTCCCTCCAATTGTTCATAGGGATATCAAAGCCAACAACATTCTCATTGGCCCTGAATTTGAACCTTATATTGCTGATTTTGGACTTGCCAAACTTGTCGATGATGCTGATTTTGCTCGCTCTTCCGCAACTGTTGCTGGTTCCTATGGTTACATTGCTCCAG AGTATGGATACATGATGAAAATAACAGAAAAGAGCGACGTATATAGTTACGGTGTGGTGGTATTAGAAGTACTAACAGGAAAACAACCGATCGATCCAACGATACCAGAAGGGCTGCACATTGTAGATTGGGTTCGGCAGAAGAAAGGAAAGACTGAGGTGGTCGATCCAAGCTTACGTGCTCGTCCGGAATCCGAAATAGACGAGATTTTGCAGACAATAGGAGTAGCTTTGCTTTGTGTAAATCCATCTCCTGAAGAAAGACCTACCATGAAAGATGTGTCGGCAATGCTGAAGGAGATAAGGCAGGACAGGGAAGATCAGTGCTTGAAAGTTGAAATGCTAATGAATGGCTCTGCGACGAATAATCGAACCGTTGTGGTGCAACATTCATCGTATCCGCAGAGTAGTAACTCCAGCTTTTCTGAATCTTCTATGGCCAAGAAAccattcaaataa